A single window of Archangium gephyra DNA harbors:
- a CDS encoding ATP-binding protein, which yields MSPVAELVRTQVDLGGLMRVLANNMYSTPEVVVRELVQNAHDSCTRRRLEDTSAPEARILVVPDAAAGTLSIVDNGAGLTREEIDRYLATVGAGYTGRLRAAGADAGLIGQFGIGFLSAYVVSTRVDLYTTSFQTPQEGWHFSSAGGERYTVAPHAAHEVGTRVVLHLSERFRPLCDAPTLEALLQRYCCLLPMAIHVSSPERPAINRPPPPWRETEAHSPLRRRSLERAFAARFEQRFEPLCTLPVSPGNGGSASGLLWLHDGSTYGTSDNRNLSVFVRGMLVSRDARELLPEWAGFVGGVLEADALTPTASREDVQRDAAFDVTAEQVRECLIDGLSRLAREDDTTWRRLLQRHNEALLGAALCDERLFTLLADALKVPTTEGDLTLPAVHRRSGGRLHASTGESGGPEEVLCRALGVPVVDSGRYAALPFTRRWAERKGLPVLQLGTREGNAALFPRVQLEPAQEERLRALFAEDGVELVPSRFSPPALPLVLVPDREAELKARLEADAADKRIGAAVLSLARGFTATIASRAQARLYLNVDAPTLRTLLAAPEDRARSAARLLSGLCTLLSHRDERAGAPSVASALEGISAALCALLPPSA from the coding sequence GTGAGTCCTGTTGCCGAGTTGGTGCGCACCCAGGTGGACCTGGGTGGCTTGATGCGGGTGCTGGCCAACAACATGTACTCCACCCCCGAGGTGGTGGTCCGTGAGCTCGTGCAGAACGCGCACGACAGCTGCACGCGCCGGCGGCTGGAGGACACCTCCGCTCCGGAAGCCCGCATCCTCGTGGTGCCGGACGCGGCCGCGGGCACGCTGTCCATCGTGGACAACGGGGCGGGCCTCACCCGCGAGGAGATCGACCGCTACCTGGCCACCGTGGGCGCGGGCTACACCGGGCGCCTCCGGGCCGCGGGCGCGGACGCGGGGCTCATCGGCCAGTTCGGCATCGGCTTCCTCTCCGCCTACGTGGTCAGCACGCGGGTGGACCTCTACACCACCTCCTTCCAGACGCCCCAGGAGGGCTGGCACTTCTCCAGCGCCGGGGGCGAGCGCTACACGGTGGCCCCGCACGCCGCGCACGAGGTGGGCACGCGCGTGGTGCTCCACCTCTCCGAGCGCTTCCGGCCCCTGTGTGACGCGCCCACGCTGGAGGCGCTGCTGCAGCGCTACTGCTGCCTGCTGCCCATGGCCATTCACGTGAGCAGCCCGGAGCGGCCCGCCATCAACCGACCCCCGCCGCCGTGGCGCGAGACGGAGGCACACTCGCCCCTGCGGCGGCGCTCACTCGAGCGTGCCTTCGCCGCGCGCTTCGAGCAGCGCTTCGAGCCGCTGTGCACCCTCCCCGTCTCCCCGGGCAACGGGGGCAGTGCGAGCGGCCTGTTGTGGCTGCATGACGGCTCCACGTACGGCACCTCCGACAACCGCAACCTGTCCGTCTTCGTGCGCGGCATGCTGGTGAGCCGCGACGCGCGCGAGCTGCTCCCGGAGTGGGCCGGCTTCGTGGGGGGCGTGCTCGAAGCGGACGCGCTCACCCCCACGGCGAGCCGCGAGGACGTCCAGCGCGACGCGGCCTTCGACGTCACCGCGGAGCAGGTGCGCGAGTGCCTCATCGACGGGCTGTCGCGCCTGGCCCGCGAGGACGACACCACCTGGCGGCGGCTGCTGCAGCGGCACAACGAGGCCCTGCTCGGCGCGGCCCTGTGCGACGAGCGGCTCTTCACCCTGCTGGCGGACGCACTCAAGGTGCCCACCACCGAGGGAGACCTCACCCTGCCCGCGGTGCACCGGCGCAGCGGCGGACGGCTGCATGCCTCCACCGGAGAGAGCGGAGGGCCCGAGGAGGTGCTCTGCCGCGCGCTCGGCGTTCCGGTGGTGGACTCGGGCCGCTACGCCGCGCTGCCCTTCACCCGGAGGTGGGCCGAGCGGAAGGGACTGCCCGTGCTGCAGCTGGGCACGCGCGAGGGCAACGCGGCCCTCTTCCCCCGCGTGCAACTGGAGCCCGCGCAGGAGGAGCGGCTGCGCGCCCTCTTCGCGGAGGACGGCGTGGAGCTGGTGCCGAGCCGCTTCTCTCCGCCCGCCCTGCCGCTGGTGCTGGTGCCGGACCGCGAGGCCGAGCTGAAGGCCCGGCTCGAGGCGGACGCGGCGGACAAGCGAATCGGCGCCGCGGTGCTGTCGCTGGCGCGCGGCTTCACCGCCACCATCGCCTCCCGCGCCCAGGCACGCCTCTACCTCAACGTGGACGCCCCCACGCTGCGGACCCTGCTCGCGGCCCCCGAGGACCGGGCACGCTCCGCCGCTCGGCTCCTCTCCGGCCTGTGCACGCTCCTCTCCCACCGCGATGAGCGCGCTGGCGCGCCGAGCGTGGCCTCCGCCCTGGAAGGCATCTCCGCGGCCCTGTGCGCGCTGCTGCCGCCCTCCGCCTGA
- a CDS encoding tetratricopeptide repeat protein: protein MDIWKWVYEAEAEARRLGNVRLAELIDRLPTVVTEDAHTQVDALFPEALALARQAKSPWLEVFFRHWNLQSRIFHRSEPGEWLSESISLLEFAHREETRECPQSVCTTQDVAGCYGRADGPGWASERKAVVLETLGRIDPSWPCFTCLSTEYFLGLMDEERHEEALAWLEKQEAALVAAGQAHKRKYLLGERADVLLALGRLPEALAAAEECEESTPSDHTRLEARILQARVLARMGRTSEALELLPSLSAVRATPSHYGHWADALVQLRKAGAVGNDANLERTLLELAGRLASTGAIRGAVRLEVQRAEAALERGQPQSALHACARLEALVPRLRKPLGADETLRRLRARAEALASERPPEPPESAAALLDKAEEAPEDVLQLLDVARTRWPGERATLVRAQAKALERLGRGEEAEVALRSLLDADAHPTPDVVHELGMNLLERRRFTELHALVDSVLAASSDTPLRVEAYRLRARAALESGEKAAAKAPMRAMLELDPELRGTTLMLAAVERDTGEREQALARLDAAVARWPEPGPHDWDRVLVATLLGRWDVVRASAERLGFKLSGEPGPVEEEWEACRLRYTEPDGTFTEVWARRTGPVTARVVSIAMPDAAQHVGDVVAFDATPLNEGPAEGQEEEHSWLYPVVEVLRPGRYSVFALDGVGPGDEVIERMYETLTACGARLSVRTSETYQLMTPDGEEVPGFYALLAVPPEVELGEVEAGLRRCAEGLPHPLLWPTLLEKLGREQEAQAQRAVAEEWEISL, encoded by the coding sequence ATGGATATCTGGAAGTGGGTGTACGAAGCCGAAGCCGAAGCACGCCGCCTGGGGAACGTCCGCCTCGCCGAGCTCATCGACCGGCTGCCCACCGTCGTCACCGAGGACGCCCACACGCAGGTGGACGCACTCTTCCCCGAGGCGCTCGCGCTCGCCCGCCAGGCGAAGAGCCCGTGGCTGGAGGTCTTCTTCCGGCACTGGAACCTGCAGAGCCGCATCTTCCACCGCTCCGAGCCGGGGGAGTGGCTCTCCGAGTCCATCTCGCTCCTGGAGTTCGCCCACCGCGAGGAGACGCGCGAGTGCCCCCAGAGCGTCTGCACCACTCAGGACGTGGCCGGTTGCTATGGGCGCGCGGACGGCCCGGGCTGGGCCTCGGAGCGCAAGGCGGTCGTCCTCGAGACACTCGGGCGCATCGACCCCAGCTGGCCGTGCTTCACGTGTCTCTCCACCGAGTACTTCCTGGGCCTGATGGACGAGGAGCGCCACGAGGAGGCGCTCGCGTGGCTCGAGAAGCAGGAGGCGGCCCTGGTGGCCGCTGGACAGGCGCACAAACGCAAGTACCTCCTGGGCGAGCGCGCCGACGTGCTCCTGGCCCTGGGCCGGTTGCCGGAGGCACTCGCGGCGGCGGAGGAGTGTGAGGAGAGCACTCCGTCGGACCACACCCGCCTGGAGGCGCGCATCCTTCAAGCGCGGGTGCTCGCGCGCATGGGGCGCACCTCCGAGGCCCTCGAACTGCTGCCCTCCCTGTCCGCGGTGCGCGCCACGCCCAGCCACTACGGTCACTGGGCGGACGCGCTCGTGCAGCTGAGGAAGGCGGGGGCCGTCGGCAACGACGCGAACCTGGAGCGCACGCTGCTGGAGCTCGCCGGGCGGCTCGCGAGCACGGGGGCCATCCGTGGTGCGGTCCGCCTCGAGGTGCAGCGTGCCGAGGCCGCCCTGGAGCGAGGCCAGCCCCAGTCCGCCCTGCACGCGTGCGCGAGGCTCGAGGCGCTCGTCCCCCGCCTGCGCAAGCCCCTGGGCGCGGACGAGACGCTGCGCCGTCTGCGGGCGCGGGCGGAGGCCCTCGCGTCCGAGCGCCCGCCCGAGCCGCCGGAGTCAGCCGCGGCACTGCTCGACAAGGCGGAGGAGGCCCCCGAGGACGTGCTCCAGCTGCTCGACGTCGCGAGGACGCGCTGGCCCGGGGAGCGGGCGACGCTCGTGCGCGCCCAGGCGAAGGCGCTGGAGCGGCTGGGCCGCGGCGAGGAGGCGGAGGTGGCGCTGCGCTCGCTGCTGGACGCGGACGCGCACCCCACGCCCGACGTCGTGCACGAGCTCGGCATGAACCTGCTCGAGCGGAGGCGCTTCACGGAGCTGCACGCTCTCGTCGACTCGGTTCTGGCCGCGTCCAGCGACACGCCCCTGCGCGTGGAGGCGTACCGGCTGCGGGCCCGGGCCGCGCTCGAGTCGGGCGAGAAGGCCGCGGCCAAGGCGCCCATGCGCGCGATGCTGGAGCTCGACCCGGAGCTGAGAGGGACCACCCTGATGCTCGCGGCGGTGGAGCGCGACACGGGCGAGCGGGAACAGGCCCTGGCGCGGCTGGACGCGGCCGTGGCCCGCTGGCCGGAGCCCGGGCCGCACGACTGGGACCGGGTGCTCGTGGCCACCCTGCTCGGGCGCTGGGACGTGGTGCGTGCTTCCGCTGAACGGCTGGGCTTCAAGCTGTCCGGGGAGCCGGGCCCGGTGGAGGAGGAGTGGGAGGCGTGCCGGCTGCGCTACACCGAGCCGGACGGCACCTTCACGGAGGTATGGGCGCGGCGCACCGGCCCCGTCACCGCGCGCGTGGTCTCCATCGCCATGCCCGATGCCGCCCAGCACGTGGGGGACGTCGTGGCCTTCGACGCCACGCCGCTCAACGAGGGCCCCGCCGAGGGACAGGAGGAGGAGCACTCCTGGCTGTACCCCGTCGTGGAGGTGCTCCGTCCGGGCAGGTACAGCGTCTTCGCGCTGGACGGCGTGGGTCCGGGCGATGAGGTCATCGAGCGGATGTACGAGACGCTGACGGCGTGCGGGGCGCGGCTGTCGGTGCGCACCTCGGAGACGTACCAGTTGATGACGCCGGACGGTGAGGAGGTGCCCGGCTTCTACGCGCTGCTGGCCGTGCCGCCGGAGGTGGAGCTGGGTGAGGTGGAGGCGGGCCTGCGCCGGTGCGCGGAGGGGCTGCCGCATCCACTGCTGTGGCCCACGCTGCTGGAGAAGCTGGGGCGGGAGCAGGAGGCGCAGGCGCAGCGCGCGGTGGCGGAGGAGTGGGAGATCTCGCTGTGA
- a CDS encoding 4Fe-4S binding protein: MSSQSTLSRRAFLGLRRHEAQPRPPAAPAPVSAPATPEPGFSLEAFYSSRARSGEVTGRELPVFSLREGLAVPQESTRRMGVPVAGMTVRVRPQLCLAWQGSFCGTCSERCPVEGAIAIESGRPSVVESRCNGCGLCVQACPAPLNALEFLPPRQQAPGP, translated from the coding sequence ATGAGCTCCCAGAGCACCCTCAGCCGCCGTGCGTTCCTCGGGTTGCGCCGGCACGAGGCGCAGCCCCGTCCTCCGGCTGCACCGGCTCCCGTGTCCGCTCCCGCCACGCCCGAGCCCGGCTTCTCGCTCGAGGCGTTCTATTCCTCCCGTGCCCGCTCGGGTGAGGTGACCGGCCGGGAGCTGCCGGTGTTCTCCTTGCGCGAGGGGCTCGCCGTTCCGCAAGAGAGCACCCGCCGAATGGGAGTGCCTGTGGCCGGGATGACCGTGCGGGTGCGTCCCCAGCTCTGCCTCGCATGGCAGGGCTCGTTCTGCGGTACCTGTTCCGAGCGCTGCCCCGTCGAGGGGGCCATCGCCATCGAGTCGGGCCGTCCGAGCGTCGTGGAGTCACGGTGCAACGGCTGTGGCCTCTGCGTCCAGGCGTGCCCGGCTCCGCTCAACGCCCTCGAGTTCCTTCCTCCCCGCCAGCAGGCCCCAGGTCCATGA
- a CDS encoding nitrate reductase cytochrome c-type subunit — translation MSPEGGQGSGLGARWLQVGAAVAVALAATGYFAGLRAPEMPERPVASDPHAQRAERAPSYSELREQRRGANARMYEGAIDALAEEPFPVKPLPVATAEQRARAVAQRQDHRAYDGAPPTIPHEIDQREVPGCLACHGEGMKLGNRVAPKISHPPYQSCTQCHVVGESPRPLAQYKEGPGNRFVGLASAGKGERAWPGAPPTMPHPTLMRDDCASCHGPRGLLGLRTSHPERQNCQQCHGSSARLDQRVNGAGGPGLALEARP, via the coding sequence ATGAGCCCCGAGGGTGGACAGGGCAGCGGGCTCGGCGCGCGCTGGCTTCAGGTGGGCGCCGCCGTGGCGGTGGCGCTCGCGGCCACCGGTTACTTCGCCGGCCTCCGCGCGCCGGAGATGCCGGAGAGGCCGGTTGCCTCGGATCCCCATGCGCAACGGGCCGAGCGTGCTCCGAGCTACAGCGAGCTGCGCGAGCAGCGGCGGGGGGCCAATGCGCGCATGTACGAGGGAGCCATCGACGCGCTGGCGGAAGAGCCGTTCCCGGTGAAGCCCCTGCCGGTGGCTACCGCCGAGCAGCGCGCACGGGCCGTGGCGCAACGACAGGACCACCGGGCCTATGACGGGGCGCCGCCGACCATTCCGCATGAGATCGACCAGCGCGAAGTCCCCGGCTGTCTGGCCTGCCATGGCGAGGGCATGAAGCTGGGCAACCGGGTGGCTCCGAAGATCAGCCATCCGCCGTACCAGAGCTGCACGCAGTGCCACGTGGTGGGGGAGTCGCCTCGTCCGTTGGCTCAGTACAAGGAGGGTCCGGGCAATCGCTTCGTCGGTTTGGCCTCGGCTGGAAAGGGCGAGCGGGCGTGGCCAGGGGCTCCGCCGACCATGCCCCACCCGACGCTCATGCGGGACGATTGCGCGAGCTGCCACGGCCCGCGCGGCCTCCTCGGGCTGCGCACCTCGCACCCCGAGCGGCAGAACTGCCAGCAGTGCCATGGCTCCTCGGCGCGGCTCGACCAGCGCGTCAATGGGGCAGGGGGGCCCGGTCTGGCCTTGGAGGCGCGGCCATGA
- a CDS encoding molybdopterin-dependent oxidoreductase, translated as MDRRDFLKGTAMTAATLAASRLAYGQDKAAGTPPAAAPAGQGVQWNKAPCRFCGTGCHVQVGVQNGKVVAIAGDQQAPVNKGLLCVKGYHVGLALYGSDRLTTPLLKKGDTHVPISWEEAIDIVARRVLKDPKGFGLYGSGQWTIPEGYAASKFVKGGLGSNQLDANARLCMASAVTGFLATYGVDEPAGCYDDLDACDVLIMWGNNPAEMHPVLFSRVIDRRSRGEKVTLIDIGTRKTRTSGFCDHSLRFKPNTDLAIACGIAHLLVENGTYDKAFVEANCAFRAPSEPAALEGKAITFEEYRELLEPYTPEKVEELSGVPAKDLRMLADLFGRRDVRITSLWCMGMNQHTRGTAINNLVHGLHLLSGHFGKPGDAPTSLTGQPSACGTVREVGTLAHALPGGRVVAKAEHRAQMEEIWNVPKGRLHDKPGYHTLEMWKRFSTPTEQGGDIHTIWVQVTNPAQTLPNTHKLVDPSRKLADKFLIVSDVYPSATARIADLILPSAMWVEKNGMVGNSERRTQQWFKMVKPPGQARDDAWQLIAVAHRLLELGFEGMKDKDGRFLFEVKGKDGKPVPLWDFAHYYDVNVDEHLFEEYRKTTRIKHKDLAPYQEYVKARGLRWPVVQQPDGSWRETRFRFAGFDDPYVKKGRDIQFYHSTTHDDRAQIWFSPYEPPPESPDAEFPFWLCTGRVIEHWHSGTMTMRIPQLQRAMPQAYVEMNRADARRLGVGNGDQVTVETRRGKLDLPVWIGGRGEPPEGSLFVPFFDERLLINWLTLDEHDPFSKQPDYKKCAARVRRRELVAEKQG; from the coding sequence ATGGATCGCCGGGACTTCCTCAAGGGCACGGCCATGACGGCGGCGACGCTGGCCGCGAGCCGCCTCGCGTATGGCCAGGACAAGGCTGCCGGAACTCCGCCAGCCGCTGCTCCCGCTGGACAGGGCGTGCAGTGGAACAAGGCCCCCTGCCGTTTTTGCGGCACCGGCTGTCACGTGCAGGTGGGCGTGCAGAACGGCAAGGTGGTGGCCATCGCGGGGGATCAGCAGGCGCCGGTGAACAAGGGCCTGCTGTGCGTGAAGGGCTACCACGTGGGGCTCGCCCTCTATGGGAGCGACCGGCTCACCACGCCGCTCCTCAAGAAGGGCGACACGCACGTGCCCATCTCCTGGGAGGAGGCGATCGACATCGTCGCCCGCCGTGTGCTGAAGGACCCCAAGGGCTTCGGCCTCTACGGCAGCGGCCAGTGGACCATCCCCGAGGGCTATGCCGCCTCGAAGTTCGTCAAGGGCGGCCTGGGCTCCAACCAGCTGGATGCCAACGCGCGGCTGTGCATGGCCTCGGCGGTGACGGGCTTCCTCGCCACCTACGGCGTGGACGAGCCCGCCGGTTGCTACGACGACCTCGATGCCTGCGACGTGCTCATCATGTGGGGCAACAACCCCGCCGAGATGCACCCGGTCCTCTTCTCGCGTGTCATCGACCGCCGCTCGCGCGGGGAGAAGGTGACGCTCATCGACATCGGCACGCGCAAGACACGCACCAGCGGTTTCTGCGACCACTCGCTGCGCTTCAAGCCGAACACGGACCTGGCCATCGCGTGTGGCATCGCCCACCTGCTGGTGGAGAACGGCACCTACGACAAGGCCTTCGTCGAGGCCAACTGTGCCTTCCGCGCCCCCAGCGAGCCCGCGGCGCTCGAGGGCAAGGCCATCACCTTCGAGGAGTACCGCGAGCTGCTCGAGCCCTACACCCCGGAGAAGGTGGAGGAGCTCTCGGGCGTTCCGGCGAAGGACCTGCGGATGCTCGCGGACCTGTTCGGCCGGCGCGACGTGCGCATCACCAGCCTGTGGTGCATGGGGATGAACCAGCACACCCGGGGCACGGCCATCAACAACCTGGTCCACGGGCTCCACCTGCTCAGCGGGCACTTCGGCAAGCCAGGAGACGCGCCCACCAGTCTCACCGGCCAGCCCTCCGCGTGCGGCACCGTGCGCGAGGTGGGCACGCTCGCCCATGCACTCCCCGGCGGACGCGTGGTGGCCAAGGCCGAGCACCGCGCCCAGATGGAGGAGATCTGGAACGTCCCCAAGGGCCGCCTCCACGACAAGCCCGGCTACCACACCCTGGAGATGTGGAAGCGCTTCTCCACGCCCACCGAGCAGGGCGGGGACATCCACACCATCTGGGTCCAGGTCACCAACCCCGCCCAGACGCTGCCCAACACCCACAAGCTGGTGGACCCCAGCCGCAAGCTCGCCGACAAGTTCCTCATCGTCTCGGATGTCTATCCCTCGGCCACCGCGCGCATCGCGGACCTCATCCTTCCCTCGGCCATGTGGGTGGAGAAGAACGGCATGGTGGGCAACTCCGAGCGCCGCACCCAGCAGTGGTTCAAGATGGTGAAGCCTCCCGGTCAGGCCCGTGATGACGCCTGGCAACTCATCGCCGTGGCCCACCGGCTCCTCGAGCTTGGCTTCGAGGGGATGAAGGACAAGGACGGCCGCTTCCTCTTCGAGGTGAAGGGCAAGGACGGCAAGCCCGTGCCCCTCTGGGACTTCGCCCACTACTACGACGTCAACGTGGATGAGCACCTCTTCGAGGAGTACCGGAAGACGACCCGCATCAAGCACAAGGACCTGGCGCCCTATCAGGAGTACGTGAAGGCGCGCGGCCTGCGCTGGCCCGTGGTGCAGCAGCCGGACGGCAGCTGGCGCGAGACGCGCTTCCGCTTCGCTGGCTTCGATGACCCCTATGTGAAGAAGGGGCGCGACATCCAGTTCTACCACTCGACCACGCACGATGACCGGGCGCAGATCTGGTTCAGCCCCTACGAGCCTCCTCCCGAGTCCCCCGACGCCGAGTTCCCCTTCTGGCTGTGCACCGGCCGTGTCATCGAGCACTGGCACTCGGGCACGATGACCATGCGGATTCCTCAGCTCCAGCGCGCCATGCCCCAGGCCTATGTGGAGATGAACCGCGCGGATGCGCGGCGGCTCGGAGTGGGCAACGGGGACCAGGTGACGGTGGAGACGCGGCGCGGGAAGTTGGACCTGCCCGTGTGGATTGGCGGCCGGGGTGAGCCGCCGGAGGGCTCGCTCTTCGTCCCATTCTTCGACGAGCGGCTGCTCATCAACTGGCTCACCCTCGACGAGCATGACCCGTTCTCCAAGCAGCCCGATTACAAGAAGTGCGCGGCACGTGTGCGACGGCGTGAGCTCGTCGCGGAGAAGCAGGGATGA
- a CDS encoding 4Fe-4S dicluster domain-containing protein, whose protein sequence is MSDILSRRTVMKGAGATLGAAAFAHAMAPLTEWTQDLSVDEFLQKHYKELTRDEMARILVHLKAEAKKTYGRDVDIQDLPPQEGVSFGYALNLSVCIGCRRCAEACHQENNHDRSTGNSYIRVLEMQQGSLDLEHGNANYDHPVPAEGKYYLPVQCHQCDNAPCVKVCPVQATWKESDGIVVVDYNWCIGCRYCEAACPYHARRFNWTKPEIPPEELNPDQGYLSNRVRPQGVVEKCTFCLHRTRAGRLPACLEACPTGARVFGNLLDPKSPIRWVLENKRVFVLKEELGTRPRFFYFFDK, encoded by the coding sequence ATGAGTGACATCCTCTCCCGCCGCACCGTGATGAAGGGCGCAGGGGCCACGCTCGGGGCCGCGGCCTTCGCGCACGCGATGGCTCCGCTCACCGAGTGGACGCAGGACCTGAGCGTCGATGAATTCCTCCAGAAGCACTACAAGGAGCTGACGCGCGACGAGATGGCGCGAATCCTGGTCCACCTGAAGGCCGAGGCGAAAAAGACATACGGCCGGGACGTGGACATCCAGGACCTGCCGCCGCAGGAGGGCGTGTCGTTCGGCTACGCGCTGAACCTGAGCGTGTGCATCGGCTGCCGCCGGTGCGCCGAGGCGTGCCACCAGGAGAACAACCACGACCGGAGCACGGGCAACTCGTACATCCGGGTGCTGGAGATGCAGCAGGGCAGCCTGGATCTGGAGCACGGCAACGCGAACTACGACCACCCGGTGCCGGCCGAGGGGAAGTACTACCTGCCAGTGCAGTGCCACCAGTGCGACAACGCGCCGTGCGTGAAGGTGTGCCCGGTGCAGGCGACGTGGAAGGAGTCGGACGGCATCGTGGTGGTGGACTACAACTGGTGCATCGGCTGCCGGTACTGCGAGGCGGCGTGCCCCTACCACGCGCGGCGCTTCAACTGGACGAAGCCGGAGATTCCGCCCGAGGAGCTCAACCCGGACCAGGGCTACCTCTCCAACCGCGTGCGTCCGCAGGGCGTGGTGGAGAAATGCACCTTCTGCCTGCACCGCACGCGGGCGGGCCGGCTGCCGGCGTGCCTGGAGGCGTGCCCCACGGGGGCGCGGGTGTTCGGCAACCTGTTGGACCCGAAGAGCCCCATCCGCTGGGTGCTCGAGAACAAACGCGTCTTCGTGCTCAAGGAAGAGCTCGGGACGCGGCCCCGCTTCTTCTACTTCTTCGACAAGTGA
- the dsrP gene encoding sulfate reduction electron transfer complex DsrMKJOP subunit DsrP produces the protein MAATRHLLDYPRFLGRLLWMSTDGSWRFYTWMTVLTAIALVGANAWAHQLAGGMALTGMSDHVSWGLYIANFTFGVGLAAGAVMMVIPAYLYHDHEMHDVTLIGELLAIAAISICLLFIVVDLGRPDRFWHIMPGIGRFNWPVSMLSWDVVVLNGYLLINLHICGYLLYMRFLGRKPRKQWYLPFVFLSIFWAISIHSVTAFLYSGLGGRPFWNSALLAPRFIASAFITGPAFVIVLLQVIRRFTGLPIGEGPLRTLTSVMRVTVLLNLFMLGSELFTAFYTGGSHATAVRYLFFGSHGHHALVPWIWTAVALNIASAVLVHLPATRRHVGLLNLACALAFAGVWIEKGMGLIIPGFVPSTLHEVVEYVPTLTEWKITAGIWAVGLMVLTVAVKVALPVLSGQLAASHGHGSEETTEARRAA, from the coding sequence ATGGCCGCCACCCGACACCTGCTCGACTACCCGCGGTTCCTGGGCCGCCTCCTGTGGATGAGCACGGACGGGAGCTGGCGCTTCTACACGTGGATGACGGTGCTCACCGCGATTGCCCTGGTGGGTGCCAATGCCTGGGCGCACCAGCTGGCCGGGGGCATGGCCCTCACGGGGATGAGTGACCACGTCTCCTGGGGCCTGTACATCGCCAACTTCACCTTCGGGGTGGGCCTGGCGGCGGGCGCGGTGATGATGGTCATCCCCGCGTACCTGTACCACGACCACGAGATGCACGACGTCACGCTGATCGGCGAGCTCCTGGCGATCGCGGCGATCTCCATCTGTCTGCTGTTCATCGTGGTGGACCTGGGGCGTCCGGACCGCTTCTGGCACATCATGCCAGGGATTGGCCGGTTCAACTGGCCGGTGTCCATGCTCTCCTGGGACGTGGTGGTGCTCAATGGCTATCTGCTCATCAACCTGCACATCTGCGGCTATCTCCTCTACATGCGGTTCCTGGGCCGCAAGCCGCGCAAGCAGTGGTACCTGCCGTTCGTCTTCCTCTCCATCTTCTGGGCCATCAGCATCCACAGCGTGACGGCGTTCCTCTACAGCGGGCTCGGAGGGAGGCCCTTCTGGAACTCGGCGCTGCTGGCGCCACGGTTCATCGCGTCCGCGTTCATCACGGGCCCGGCGTTCGTCATCGTGCTGTTGCAGGTCATCCGCCGCTTCACGGGGCTGCCCATCGGCGAGGGCCCGCTGCGCACGCTGACGTCGGTGATGCGGGTGACGGTGCTGCTCAACCTGTTCATGCTGGGCTCGGAGCTGTTCACCGCCTTCTACACGGGCGGCTCGCACGCCACGGCGGTGCGCTACCTGTTCTTCGGCTCGCACGGGCACCATGCGCTGGTGCCGTGGATCTGGACGGCGGTGGCGCTCAACATCGCCTCGGCGGTGCTGGTGCACCTGCCGGCCACGCGGCGGCACGTGGGGTTGCTCAACCTGGCGTGCGCGCTGGCCTTCGCGGGTGTGTGGATTGAAAAGGGCATGGGCCTCATCATCCCCGGCTTCGTCCCGAGCACCCTGCACGAGGTGGTGGAGTACGTACCCACCCTTACGGAGTGGAAGATCACCGCCGGCATCTGGGCCGTCGGGCTGATGGTACTGACGGTGGCGGTGAAGGTGGCACTGCCAGTGCTGAGCGGCCAGCTCGCGGCCTCGCACGGGCATGGAAGTGAGGAGACCACGGAGGCACGGCGAGCTGCCTGA
- a CDS encoding acyl-homoserine-lactone synthase — MFQVHIIHAGNRHLYEDTIEQHFRIRHDICVGEMRWMELERPDGRDVDQFDTDKAVYLLGLEPERGVVAGSRLLPTLEPHLLGNVFPELANIRGVPHAPDIFEWTRFFVHPARRESNRPSKAAGIIQCAIVEFCLSQNIRKISGVCEAHWLPRLQALGWNPCLLGEPMRKDSMTIVGLSTDMTTEALERTRSAYGIIGSVIAPVSIPFNR; from the coding sequence ATGTTCCAGGTTCACATCATTCATGCCGGAAACCGGCATCTCTACGAAGACACCATCGAGCAGCACTTTCGCATTCGTCATGACATTTGTGTCGGCGAGATGCGGTGGATGGAGCTGGAACGGCCTGATGGCCGCGATGTGGATCAGTTCGATACGGACAAAGCCGTCTACCTGTTGGGGCTGGAGCCAGAACGAGGGGTTGTAGCTGGTTCACGGTTGTTGCCAACGCTGGAGCCGCACCTGCTCGGCAACGTCTTCCCAGAACTCGCGAACATCCGAGGGGTACCACACGCACCCGATATTTTCGAATGGACACGATTCTTCGTCCATCCGGCGAGACGCGAATCCAACCGGCCCAGCAAGGCCGCTGGAATCATCCAATGCGCCATCGTCGAATTTTGTTTGTCGCAGAATATCCGGAAGATCAGCGGAGTATGTGAAGCCCACTGGCTCCCTCGTCTCCAGGCCCTGGGCTGGAATCCATGCCTCCTGGGAGAGCCGATGCGCAAGGACAGCATGACAATCGTCGGGCTTTCCACGGACATGACCACGGAAGCCCTCGAGAGAACACGCTCGGCCTACGGAATCATTGGAAGCGTCATTGCACCCGTATCCATTCCCTTCAACCGGTAG